The Gemmatimonadota bacterium genomic interval CCGGAACGACGGAGGTGCCCCTGCGCGCTCCGTCATGGGCTCCCAGAATCCTCCTGACCGGAGATCCGGCGGCCGCGTGGAGAGAGGGGATCGCTGGATACGTGGTGTCGCCTGGATACCTGGACCTCGTGGGGACCCGCGTGGTGAGCGGTCGCGGAATCGACTTCGTGGATGGACCCGACAGTGAACCCGTCGCAGTCGTGAACGAGCGGTTCGTCTCGACCCAGATCCCTGTGGGAACAGATCCCGTGGGGCTAGAGATGGAGCTGCAGGTGAGGGCCGGCGGTGCCGAGCGACGCGTGAGAATCGTGGGCGTCGTGGAGAACGCTGTTCAGGCGCGCATCGAGGATGGCCCTCGCCCGGCGATCTATGTTCCGCACACCCAGCAAGCGGCCGAGCTCGAAGCGGTGATCCGGACGAGTGGCGCTGTCGAAGCGGTGATTCCGGAGCTGCGGCGCGCGGCGGCGCAATTCAATCCCATCGTGCCTCTTCAGGACATTCGTACGCTCGAGGCCCGGCTCATCGAGGCGGGACAAAACCAGCAGTTTCGGGCTCTACTCGTCGGAGCGTTTGCGCTCCTCGCAATTCTTCTGGCGAGTGCCGGGCTGTACGCCTCCATGACGCATACCGTCAGCCGGCGACGAAAGGAACTGGCCGTCCGGTTGGCAATCGGGGCCGATCGAGCTCGAATCCTCACGATGGTTCTGCGGCAGGGCATGATGATCGCGACCGTGGGCGTCGTGGTTGGCGTCGTCGGCGCGCTGGTACTCGCGCGATTGCTGGAAGGTCTGCTCTTCGAAATCGATCCGCGCAATCCGATTCTGCTCAGTGTGGCTGCGGGTGTGTTTCTCGTCGTTTCCGTCCTCGCGTGCCTCGTGCCTGCCAGGCAAGCCACCGCAGTGGAACCCGTGAGCGTTCTCAAGGGCGACTGAGGGCAACCTCCCCCAACTGCCTTCGCCTTGAGGATTTCGGGTCTCCCGGGTTGGGTTGACAGCCGCGGAACGTAGACTCTGCTTTCACCTAACAGGCGCGTGAAGCTGGCGCGGTGGGCTTGGCGGTTGAACTCTTGAGCACCCGGGCGCGCAGCTTACGCGCCGAGACGTTATGGCGCCTCCCCTCCACGTCCTGGGCGTCCCATTTGCTCATGTTCCCGCGTCGATTCTCGGGGTAGATTTCGAATGCTGGCATGGGACGCTGGCCATGCTCCGATTGCCCGGGAGGCCGATTGACCACGAAGGACAAGGTCCGGGAAGTCTTGAGTCGCCTTCCCGACGACTGCTCGTTGGATGACGTCCTCTACCACCTCTACGTCGTCCAGAAGATCGAGCGGGGGCTGGCTGACATCGAAGCGGGCCACGTAGTCCCACACGATGAAGTCGCCGAGTCCCTTCGTCGGAAATGGGTCCTGGGCGCCGCCGAGTAGTCTGGACGCACGGGGCTCTTCGAGACCTCGAGGCGGGCCTCTCGTACATCGCCGAAGACTCGCCCGAGAACGCCGCGGGCGTTCTTGAACGCATCCTCGATGCGGCGGACTCCCTCGCTGAGCTCAGTGAGAGGGGACGGCCCGTCCCGGAGTATGCGGGCTCTGAGACGCGCGAGTTGCTCCCCCACCCGTTTCGCCTCCTGTACCAAGTCGCCAAGTCCCAAGTCTTCGTGCTCGCGCTCCTGCATCAGCGGCGTGACTTCGAGCGATGGCGGGCGACTCGCGGTACCGGCGGGGAGCCCTAACAGGCGCTTGAAGCTGGCGCGGTGGGCATCACGGTTGAACTCTTGAGCA includes:
- a CDS encoding type II toxin-antitoxin system RelE/ParE family toxin, which gives rise to MGPGRRRVVWTHGALRDLEAGLSYIAEDSPENAAGVLERILDAADSLAELSERGRPVPEYAGSETRELLPHPFRLLYQVAKSQVFVLALLHQRRDFERWRATRGTGGEP